The Nocardia arthritidis genome has a window encoding:
- the hsaD gene encoding 4,5:9,10-diseco-3-hydroxy-5,9,17-trioxoandrosta-1(10),2-diene-4-oate hydrolase, whose product MTSTAELTRESTSRYAQVRPDLKLHYHEAGVGNGPTIVLLHGGGPGASSWSNFARNIPVLARQFHVLAVDQPGFGLSDKPVDHPQYFVHSSSALKDLLDTLEITDRVHLLGNSLGGGTAVRFALDHPDRAGKLVLMGPGGLSVNVFAPDPTEGVKKLAAFNAEPTRANLEAFLRIMVFDQSLITPELIEERFASASTPESLAATRAMGKSFAGADFEQGMLWRDAYKLRQPVLMIWGREDRVNPIDGAIVALKMIPRAQLHVFGGCGHWAQLEKFDEFNRLAVDFLSSAKGK is encoded by the coding sequence GTGACCTCAACCGCGGAACTCACCCGCGAGTCGACATCTCGTTACGCACAGGTGCGTCCGGATCTGAAGCTGCATTATCACGAGGCCGGAGTCGGCAATGGGCCGACGATCGTGCTGCTGCACGGCGGCGGGCCCGGCGCGTCCTCGTGGTCCAACTTCGCCCGCAATATTCCGGTGCTGGCGCGACAGTTCCATGTGCTCGCGGTTGATCAGCCCGGATTCGGGCTGTCGGACAAGCCGGTCGACCATCCGCAGTATTTCGTGCACAGCTCGTCGGCGTTGAAGGATCTTCTCGACACCCTCGAGATCACGGATCGCGTTCACCTGCTGGGTAATTCGCTCGGCGGCGGGACCGCCGTCCGGTTCGCGCTCGACCATCCGGACCGGGCGGGCAAGCTGGTCCTGATGGGACCGGGTGGCTTGAGCGTCAACGTCTTCGCGCCCGATCCGACCGAGGGCGTGAAGAAGCTGGCCGCCTTCAACGCCGAACCCACCCGGGCGAATCTGGAGGCGTTCCTGCGGATCATGGTGTTCGACCAGTCGTTGATCACGCCCGAACTCATCGAGGAGCGATTCGCCTCCGCGAGTACGCCGGAATCGCTCGCCGCGACGCGGGCGATGGGAAAGTCCTTCGCCGGAGCCGATTTCGAGCAGGGCATGCTCTGGCGTGACGCGTACAAACTCCGGCAACCGGTGCTGATGATCTGGGGACGTGAGGACCGGGTGAATCCGATCGACGGGGCTATCGTGGCTCTGAAGATGATCCCGCGCGCGCAGCTGCATGTCTTCGGCGGCTGCGGGCACTGGGCCCAGCTCGAGAAGTTCGACGAATTCAACCGACTGGCAGTCGATTTCCTGTCGAGTGCGAAGGGGAAGTGA
- the hsaA gene encoding 3-hydroxy-9,10-secoandrosta-1,3,5(10)-triene-9,17-dione monooxygenase oxygenase subunit, with amino-acid sequence MTQEVTERVQALLPTLRERAQEAEDLRRIPDETMKALQETGFFRLLQPKQWGGHAADPVLFYDTVRKLASACGSTGWVAGIVGVHNWHLALFDQQAQEEVWGEDTDVRISSSYAPMGAGVVVDGGYLVKGAWAWSSGCDHATWAVLGGPVIKDGKPVDFGSFLIPRTEYRIDDVWNVVGLRGTGSNTVVVEDVFVPRHRFLSFRTMSELKSPGLAQNTDAVYKMPWGTIHPTTISAPIVGMAYGAYAAHVEHQGKRVRAAFAGEKAKDDPFTKVHIAEASSDIDAAWRQLSGNVADEYACLVAGQEIPFDMRVRARRDQVRATGRAIASIDKLFESSGATALANGTPLQRFWRDAHAGRVHAANDPERAYLMYGTHEFGLPVTDGMV; translated from the coding sequence ATGACGCAGGAAGTGACCGAGCGGGTCCAGGCGCTGTTGCCGACGCTGCGCGAACGCGCGCAGGAGGCCGAGGACCTGCGGCGCATACCAGACGAGACGATGAAGGCACTGCAGGAGACCGGATTCTTCCGCCTGCTACAGCCGAAGCAGTGGGGCGGACACGCCGCCGACCCGGTGCTGTTCTACGACACGGTGCGCAAACTGGCCAGCGCCTGCGGCTCCACCGGGTGGGTGGCAGGCATTGTCGGCGTGCACAATTGGCATCTCGCGCTCTTCGATCAGCAAGCCCAGGAAGAGGTTTGGGGCGAGGACACCGACGTGCGGATCTCCTCGTCGTACGCGCCGATGGGCGCGGGCGTCGTCGTGGACGGCGGATATCTGGTGAAAGGCGCCTGGGCCTGGTCCTCCGGATGCGATCACGCCACCTGGGCGGTGCTGGGCGGTCCGGTGATCAAGGACGGCAAGCCGGTGGACTTCGGCTCGTTCCTCATCCCGCGCACCGAATACCGGATCGACGACGTGTGGAATGTCGTCGGCCTGCGCGGCACCGGTTCGAATACCGTTGTGGTGGAAGATGTTTTCGTACCCAGGCACCGCTTCCTCAGCTTCCGCACGATGAGCGAGCTGAAATCGCCCGGCCTGGCCCAGAACACCGATGCGGTCTACAAGATGCCGTGGGGCACAATCCATCCCACCACCATCTCGGCGCCGATCGTCGGCATGGCATACGGCGCGTACGCCGCACACGTCGAACATCAGGGCAAGCGGGTGCGTGCCGCCTTCGCCGGCGAGAAGGCGAAGGACGATCCGTTCACCAAGGTGCACATCGCCGAGGCATCGAGCGATATCGATGCCGCATGGCGCCAGCTGTCCGGCAATGTCGCCGACGAATACGCGTGCCTCGTTGCCGGACAAGAGATTCCGTTCGACATGCGGGTGCGGGCGCGGCGCGATCAGGTGCGCGCCACCGGACGCGCCATCGCATCGATCGACAAGCTCTTCGAGAGCTCCGGCGCCACCGCGCTGGCCAACGGCACACCGCTGCAACGATTCTGGCGTGACGCGCATGCCGGGCGGGTGCACGCGGCGAACGATCCCGAGCGGGCCTACCTGATGTACGGCACGCATGAATTCGGATTGCCGGTCACCGACGGAATGGTGTGA
- a CDS encoding Rieske 2Fe-2S domain-containing protein produces the protein MSVTPKGSGARIRELDVGSAPTRYARGWHCIGLAKSFRDGKPHSVHAFGTKLVVWADSSGELKVLDAYCRHMGGDLSMGEIKGDDIACPFHDWRWGGNGKCSSIPYARRVPPLARTRSWLAMERNGQLFVWHDHEGNPPAPEVTIPYVEGAYQDDDGTNFETMRDGWTEWTWNSILIEGANCREIIDNMVDMAHFFYIHFAFPTYFKNVFEGHIATQFLETKGRPDIGMAAKYGGDTTLKSVASYFGPSYMINPMTNIYSGYEIKTVLINCHYPVTQDSFVLQWGLTAEKPKGIGDEAATKMAAKLTDGISVGFLQDVEIWKHKSKVDNPLLCDEDGPVYQLRRWYDQFYVDAADVTEKMTQRFEFEVDTAKANEAWEQEVAENLRRKREADAKTADV, from the coding sequence ATGTCGGTTACCCCCAAGGGGAGCGGTGCGAGGATCCGCGAGCTGGACGTCGGCAGCGCGCCGACCCGCTACGCGCGGGGCTGGCACTGCATCGGGTTGGCCAAGTCGTTCCGCGACGGCAAGCCGCACTCCGTGCACGCGTTCGGCACCAAGCTGGTGGTTTGGGCGGACAGCAGCGGCGAGCTGAAGGTGCTCGACGCCTACTGCAGGCATATGGGCGGCGACCTCAGCATGGGTGAGATCAAGGGCGACGACATCGCCTGCCCGTTCCACGACTGGCGCTGGGGCGGCAACGGCAAATGCTCGTCGATTCCGTACGCCCGCCGGGTTCCGCCGCTGGCGCGCACCAGATCCTGGCTGGCCATGGAGCGCAACGGTCAGCTGTTCGTCTGGCACGACCACGAGGGCAATCCGCCCGCACCCGAGGTCACCATCCCCTACGTCGAGGGCGCGTACCAGGACGACGACGGCACGAACTTCGAGACCATGCGCGACGGCTGGACCGAATGGACCTGGAACTCGATATTGATCGAGGGCGCCAACTGCCGCGAAATCATCGACAACATGGTCGATATGGCCCACTTCTTCTACATTCACTTCGCGTTCCCGACCTACTTCAAGAACGTGTTCGAGGGCCATATCGCGACACAGTTCCTGGAGACCAAGGGGCGTCCCGATATCGGTATGGCGGCCAAGTACGGCGGCGATACCACGCTGAAATCGGTCGCGTCCTATTTCGGGCCGTCCTACATGATCAACCCGATGACCAACATCTACAGCGGGTACGAGATCAAGACGGTTCTGATCAACTGCCACTACCCGGTGACGCAGGATTCCTTTGTGCTGCAATGGGGTTTGACCGCGGAGAAGCCGAAGGGCATCGGTGACGAGGCGGCGACCAAGATGGCCGCGAAGCTCACCGACGGCATCAGCGTCGGCTTTCTGCAGGACGTGGAGATCTGGAAGCACAAGTCCAAGGTGGACAACCCGCTGCTCTGCGACGAGGACGGCCCGGTGTACCAGCTGCGGCGCTGGTACGACCAGTTCTACGTGGACGCGGCCGATGTCACCGAGAAGATGACCCAGCGCTTCGAATTCGAGGTGGACACCGCCAAGGCCAACGAGGCGTGGGAGCAGGAGGTCGCGGAGAACCTGCGGCGCAAGCGGGAGGCCGACGCGAAGACGGCGGACGTCTGA
- a CDS encoding cupin domain-containing protein has protein sequence MTDSRPPLAAALDLTPHPEGGWFRETWRSAVEFEPKGYSGARASATAIYFLLMPGESSAPHTVRSDELWLWHDGGPLLLNIEGDEIVLGPDVAAGQVPQAVVPGGARQAARPVGDEYALVSCIVSPGFDFADFTLE, from the coding sequence ATGACCGATAGTCGACCGCCGTTGGCCGCCGCCCTGGATTTGACGCCGCATCCCGAGGGGGGATGGTTTCGGGAAACGTGGCGTAGCGCTGTGGAATTCGAGCCGAAGGGGTATTCGGGGGCGCGGGCCAGCGCGACCGCGATCTACTTTCTGCTCATGCCGGGTGAGAGTTCCGCACCGCATACCGTGCGTTCGGACGAGCTGTGGCTGTGGCATGACGGCGGGCCGCTGCTGCTGAATATCGAGGGCGACGAAATCGTGCTCGGACCGGACGTGGCGGCCGGACAGGTGCCGCAGGCGGTGGTGCCGGGCGGCGCCCGGCAGGCCGCCCGTCCGGTCGGTGACGAGTACGCGCTGGTGAGCTGCATCGTCTCGCCGGGATTCGATTTCGCCGACTTCACCCTCGAATAA
- a CDS encoding Txe/YoeB family addiction module toxin, whose product MSRKIAFDPSAWEDYRHWQVVDRAILKKVNRLIEDICRNGNAEGIGKPEALRNNLSGWWSRRITEEHRLVYRCSDDTVHIVSCRYHYDD is encoded by the coding sequence GTGAGCCGGAAAATCGCGTTCGATCCCAGCGCCTGGGAAGACTACCGGCATTGGCAGGTTGTCGACCGCGCGATCCTGAAGAAGGTGAACCGGCTCATCGAGGACATCTGCCGCAACGGCAACGCCGAAGGCATCGGTAAGCCAGAAGCGTTGCGCAACAACCTTTCCGGGTGGTGGTCGCGTCGGATCACCGAGGAACACCGACTTGTGTACCGCTGTTCCGACGACACCGTGCACATAGTGTCGTGCCGATACCACTACGACGATTGA
- a CDS encoding type II toxin-antitoxin system Phd/YefM family antitoxin: MRAMHATEARANFAAVLDAATEDNEEVVITRSGGKEPAVVISLREWSAMKETNYLLSSRKNARRLLEAIERAESGAVEYHDLIDVESKDDA, translated from the coding sequence ATGCGAGCCATGCACGCCACCGAGGCAAGGGCCAACTTCGCCGCAGTTCTCGACGCAGCCACAGAGGACAACGAAGAAGTCGTCATCACCCGCAGCGGCGGTAAGGAACCGGCCGTGGTGATCAGCCTGCGTGAGTGGTCGGCGATGAAAGAAACCAACTATCTGCTGTCGAGCCGCAAGAACGCGCGACGCCTGCTCGAGGCGATCGAGCGCGCCGAGTCCGGTGCGGTCGAGTACCACGACCTCATCGACGTGGAGAGCAAGGATGATGCGTGA
- a CDS encoding aminoglycoside phosphotransferase family protein, giving the protein MERHGELLGRLLPGGPTGVREGQFHTVVVGAAVVVCFARTEAAAARLPMRAAVLRTVGRLDLGVAVPEVLGGNGVGDDAAYLVLSRIPGEPLESSALRDPELAEIVAGQCRAVLQRLAAAGADPAVRAELPVVAADRWREFADDVRAELYSLMSADGRRRAERELAALDGLPHRTDAVVHGDLGGENLLWEFDRGRPVLRGVIDWDGVCLGDPAEDYAALVAAYGAGSSRLLHGDDDDIAARIAIIQGTFALQQALDAHRDGDADELADGLAGYR; this is encoded by the coding sequence ATGGAACGGCACGGTGAACTGCTGGGGAGGTTGCTGCCCGGCGGGCCGACGGGGGTGCGGGAAGGGCAGTTTCATACCGTGGTGGTCGGGGCGGCGGTCGTCGTCTGCTTTGCTCGCACCGAGGCGGCCGCGGCACGGTTGCCGATGCGGGCGGCGGTGTTGCGGACCGTCGGGCGGCTGGATCTCGGGGTTGCGGTTCCTGAAGTGTTGGGCGGCAATGGTGTCGGTGATGATGCGGCGTACTTGGTGTTGAGCCGGATTCCGGGTGAGCCGTTGGAGTCGTCAGCGCTCCGGGATCCGGAGCTGGCGGAAATTGTTGCCGGGCAATGTCGTGCCGTTTTGCAGCGGCTGGCGGCCGCCGGTGCGGATCCGGCGGTGCGGGCGGAGCTTCCCGTCGTGGCCGCCGACCGTTGGCGCGAATTCGCCGATGATGTTCGGGCCGAGCTGTATTCGCTGATGAGCGCGGACGGGAGGCGACGGGCCGAACGGGAATTGGCGGCGTTGGACGGGCTGCCGCATCGCACCGACGCCGTGGTGCACGGCGATCTAGGCGGTGAGAACCTGCTATGGGAGTTCGATCGCGGGCGGCCCGTACTGCGTGGTGTGATCGATTGGGATGGTGTGTGTTTGGGGGATCCAGCCGAGGATTACGCGGCGTTGGTGGCCGCATACGGCGCGGGCTCGAGCCGATTACTACACGGCGACGATGACGATATCGCGGCCAGAATCGCCATTATTCAAGGAACTTTCGCGCTACAGCAGGCGCTCGACGCGCACCGCGACGGCGACGCCGACGAACTGGCCGACGGTCTCGCCGGCTACCGCTGA
- a CDS encoding MBL fold metallo-hydrolase, whose translation MTARFRIHTYSAGETGIFVNSYLIETADGVVLIDANLLVSDARALAARLAALHKPLLGAFVTHPHPDHFNGLPYVVPDDVPVYATAAVAKVIEESAIAKREQWQPTYGDEWPDRYRVPENLIPSGSGVVLGGATFTVHDVGPAESHADSYILAEAGEQRVAFIGDLAFGGGVHSYMTDGHSGSWLTALDRLTGELAGLPLYPGHGPVGDRGLLFDQRKYLVMYREAVRRIGSGAAELTDAQKDELSAVLTEFLPDAPLAWLVPLGADPVAAELAASGAV comes from the coding sequence GTGACCGCGCGATTCCGCATTCACACCTACAGCGCCGGAGAGACCGGCATATTCGTCAACAGCTATCTGATCGAGACCGCCGATGGCGTGGTGCTCATCGATGCCAACCTGCTGGTGTCCGATGCGCGGGCATTGGCGGCTCGCCTTGCGGCGCTGCACAAGCCGCTGCTCGGGGCGTTCGTGACCCACCCGCATCCGGATCATTTCAACGGCCTGCCCTATGTCGTTCCCGACGACGTGCCGGTCTATGCGACGGCAGCCGTGGCGAAGGTGATCGAGGAGAGTGCGATCGCCAAACGTGAGCAGTGGCAACCGACCTACGGGGATGAATGGCCGGACCGGTATCGGGTGCCCGAAAACCTGATACCGAGCGGATCCGGTGTGGTGCTCGGCGGGGCGACCTTCACGGTTCATGATGTCGGTCCAGCCGAAAGTCACGCCGACTCTTATATTTTGGCCGAAGCAGGCGAACAGCGGGTCGCGTTCATCGGCGATCTCGCATTCGGCGGCGGCGTGCATTCCTATATGACGGACGGACATTCGGGGTCTTGGCTTACCGCGCTCGATCGCCTGACCGGTGAACTCGCCGGGCTGCCGCTGTATCCGGGGCACGGGCCGGTCGGGGATCGCGGGTTGCTGTTCGACCAGCGGAAGTACCTGGTGATGTATCGAGAAGCGGTTCGGCGCATCGGATCCGGCGCCGCCGAACTCACCGATGCGCAGAAGGACGAGTTGTCGGCGGTGTTGACCGAGTTCTTACCCGACGCACCGCTGGCCTGGTTGGTGCCGTTGGGCGCGGACCCGGTCGCCGCCGAACTCGCCGCCTCGGGGGCGGTCTAG
- a CDS encoding DUF427 domain-containing protein gives MTEPKRGRVKVEIGQKRVRAYLGGHLVADTVRPVLVWESPHYPTYYLPAADLHAKSEPAGRTEHSPSRGEGTVYDVVVNGSTAAGAALRYHDSPLPELNDLVRLQFDKFEWFEENEPIFVHPRDPYTRVDILASSRHVRVEIDGVTVADSHCPHILFETGLPARYYLPLTDVRMDLLTPTDTHTSCPYKGTAEYWSVRVGDKEHKDIVWGYRTPLPESQKVAGLVCFYNEKVDIYVDDVLQERPRTPFS, from the coding sequence ATGACCGAACCGAAGCGCGGACGCGTCAAAGTGGAGATCGGACAGAAGCGCGTACGGGCTTACCTCGGCGGGCACCTGGTGGCCGACACCGTGCGGCCGGTGCTCGTTTGGGAGAGCCCGCACTACCCCACCTACTACCTGCCCGCGGCCGATCTGCACGCGAAATCGGAGCCGGCCGGCCGGACCGAGCACTCCCCCAGCCGCGGCGAGGGCACCGTCTACGACGTGGTGGTGAACGGAAGTACGGCGGCGGGTGCGGCGCTGCGGTATCACGATTCGCCGCTGCCGGAGCTGAACGACCTGGTCCGGTTGCAATTCGACAAATTCGAATGGTTCGAGGAGAACGAGCCGATCTTCGTCCACCCGCGCGATCCGTACACCCGGGTCGACATCCTCGCCAGCTCCCGGCATGTCCGGGTGGAGATCGACGGCGTCACCGTCGCCGACTCGCACTGCCCGCACATCCTCTTCGAAACCGGCCTCCCCGCCCGCTACTACCTCCCGCTGACCGACGTCCGCATGGACCTGCTCACCCCCACCGACACCCACACCTCCTGCCCGTACAAGGGCACCGCCGAGTACTGGTCCGTGCGCGTCGGCGACAAGGAACACAAGGACATCGTCTGGGGCTACCGCACCCCGCTCCCGGAAAGTCAGAAGGTCGCCGGACTCGTCTGCTTCTACAACGAAAAGGTCGACATCTACGTAGACGACGTCCTCCAGGAGCGCCCGCGCACCCCGTTCAGCTAG
- a CDS encoding MarR family winged helix-turn-helix transcriptional regulator, which yields MQQTQVTTPDDIVVNLLVTAGRLTRLAGVISGEELPRAVMRALAVLDEHGAVRVSEFARIDRCSQPAATALIARLVADGYATRRSDPADSRAVLVELTPSGRDRLTAARRAFGAAIVSRLTGFDQARLARMDADMSELLEALKTAARQ from the coding sequence GTGCAGCAGACTCAGGTGACCACCCCGGACGACATCGTGGTCAATCTACTCGTCACCGCCGGTCGGCTCACCCGGCTGGCCGGGGTGATCAGCGGCGAGGAATTACCGCGCGCGGTCATGCGGGCGCTGGCCGTGCTCGACGAGCACGGCGCGGTCCGGGTGAGCGAATTCGCCAGGATCGACCGGTGCTCACAGCCGGCCGCGACCGCGCTGATCGCCAGGTTGGTCGCCGACGGTTACGCCACCCGGCGCAGCGACCCGGCCGACTCGCGGGCGGTGCTCGTCGAGCTCACCCCGTCAGGGCGCGACCGGCTCACCGCGGCCCGGCGCGCCTTCGGCGCCGCGATCGTCTCTCGGCTCACCGGATTCGACCAAGCGCGGCTGGCCAGGATGGACGCGGATATGTCCGAACTGCTCGAGGCACTGAAAACGGCTGCGCGGCAATAG
- a CDS encoding acyl-CoA dehydrogenase family protein, with protein MNELAEFTTSVRALLAKHAGRDAVRAAMDTELGYDPTLWRLLCEQAGVGALAIPEEYGGFGAGLAESLMVVRELGRTLAGVPMLGSAVLGAQALLLSGDADACARLLPEVADGSRTLAVCWAGADGWDRLGVESDGETLTGTAHYVLDGTNADTLIVITSSGLFEVDPARADARTVPTMDPTRKLAEIGFAATPGRRLGSADPGPLIARLREIAWAAVSAEQVGAAERCLEMTVEYTKSRVQFGRPIGGFQALKHRMADMYVLLESAKSAAALAIDSLTEQTPTVAEDVWVARTHCTEAFGAIVAEAIQLHGGIAITWEHDAHLFFKRAHADAQLFGAAHRPVLT; from the coding sequence ATGAACGAGCTCGCGGAATTCACAACATCGGTCCGGGCACTGCTCGCCAAACACGCGGGCCGGGACGCCGTGCGTGCGGCCATGGACACCGAACTCGGTTACGACCCGACGCTGTGGCGGCTGCTGTGTGAACAGGCCGGGGTCGGCGCGCTGGCGATACCCGAGGAATACGGCGGGTTCGGCGCCGGGTTGGCCGAATCGCTGATGGTGGTACGGGAACTCGGGCGCACGCTGGCCGGGGTGCCGATGCTCGGCTCCGCGGTGCTCGGCGCGCAGGCGCTGCTGCTGTCGGGCGATGCGGATGCCTGCGCGCGCCTGCTGCCGGAGGTGGCCGACGGCAGTCGCACGCTCGCCGTGTGCTGGGCGGGCGCGGACGGCTGGGACCGTCTCGGCGTCGAATCTGATGGTGAAACACTCACCGGCACAGCGCATTATGTTCTCGACGGAACGAACGCCGACACACTGATCGTCATCACCTCGTCCGGGTTGTTCGAGGTGGATCCGGCGCGGGCCGATGCGCGGACCGTGCCGACCATGGACCCGACGCGCAAACTGGCCGAAATCGGTTTCGCCGCAACACCTGGACGCAGGCTCGGGTCGGCGGATCCGGGGCCGCTCATCGCCCGCCTACGCGAAATCGCTTGGGCCGCAGTGTCGGCAGAGCAGGTGGGCGCGGCCGAGCGGTGCCTGGAGATGACGGTCGAGTACACCAAATCCCGGGTGCAGTTCGGCCGCCCGATCGGCGGTTTCCAGGCGCTCAAGCACCGGATGGCGGATATGTACGTCCTGCTGGAGTCGGCGAAGTCGGCCGCCGCGCTGGCGATCGATTCGCTCACGGAACAGACCCCGACCGTCGCCGAGGATGTCTGGGTGGCCAGGACGCACTGCACCGAGGCATTCGGCGCGATCGTCGCCGAGGCCATTCAGCTGCACGGCGGCATCGCCATCACCTGGGAACATGACGCGCACCTGTTCTTCAAACGGGCACACGCGGACGCACAACTCTTCGGTGCGGCGCACAGGCCGGTACTCACCTGA
- a CDS encoding acyl-CoA dehydrogenase family protein: MRFALSPEQLDFGTSVRKLLDAGRTPAAVRAWAAGDPQPGRALIRQLGGAGVLGLAVGEQYGGVGAEPIDLVVAFVELGRAAAPGPLIETAAAIPALLQALPDQAGARRWLPAFADGTATGTLGMDATALDADTADVVLIAAGDRLSTGHRTGLVRSLDPARRLCTVAADEVVAAGDGVAEAIAAAFDYGALACAAQLLGAGRALLDAATGYAKQRKQFGRPIGEFQAIKQKLADVLIGLELAEPLLFRAALTMSEPTRTRDVSAAALACGDAAYRAARAALQVHGAIGYTAEYDLSLWLTRVPALRTAWGTPDLHRSRIARALRDEAERGTA; the protein is encoded by the coding sequence ATGAGGTTCGCGCTCAGCCCGGAACAACTCGACTTCGGCACCAGCGTGCGCAAGCTCCTCGACGCCGGGCGCACCCCGGCCGCCGTAAGAGCCTGGGCCGCAGGAGATCCGCAGCCGGGCCGTGCCCTGATCCGTCAGCTGGGCGGCGCCGGGGTGCTCGGGCTCGCGGTCGGTGAACAATACGGCGGTGTCGGCGCCGAGCCGATCGATCTGGTGGTCGCCTTCGTCGAACTCGGCCGGGCCGCGGCGCCCGGACCGCTGATCGAGACGGCGGCCGCGATACCCGCACTGCTGCAGGCACTTCCGGATCAGGCGGGGGCGCGGCGCTGGTTGCCCGCCTTCGCCGACGGCACCGCGACGGGCACGCTCGGCATGGATGCCACCGCGCTGGACGCCGATACCGCCGACGTGGTCCTGATAGCGGCGGGCGATCGACTGTCCACCGGACATCGGACGGGGCTGGTGCGCTCGCTGGATCCGGCGCGACGGCTGTGCACCGTTGCCGCCGACGAGGTGGTGGCCGCGGGTGACGGCGTCGCCGAGGCCATCGCGGCCGCCTTCGATTACGGCGCGTTGGCCTGCGCCGCACAGCTGCTCGGTGCGGGCCGGGCGCTGCTCGACGCCGCGACCGGATATGCCAAGCAGCGCAAGCAGTTCGGCAGGCCGATCGGCGAATTTCAGGCGATCAAGCAGAAATTGGCCGATGTGCTGATCGGGCTGGAGCTGGCCGAACCGCTGCTGTTCCGGGCCGCGCTCACCATGTCCGAGCCGACCAGGACGCGCGATGTTTCGGCGGCGGCGCTCGCCTGCGGTGACGCGGCTTACCGCGCGGCGCGGGCCGCGCTACAGGTGCACGGCGCGATCGGGTACACCGCCGAATACGACCTCTCGCTGTGGTTGACCAGGGTGCCTGCGCTCCGAACCGCTTGGGGCACACCGGATCTGCATCGATCCAGAATCGCGCGGGCGCTGCGGGACGAGGCGGAGCGGGGCACCGCATGA
- a CDS encoding acyl-CoA dehydrogenase family protein: MDLDLDQATLDFQQEVRDFLAAHKPARPLPSMDTKAGFAAHREWERTLADARLSVVSWPAEYGGRDASLLEWVLFEQEYYAAGAPGRVSQNGIFLLAPTLFEHGTDEQLSRIMPRMARGDDIWAQAWSEPEAGSDLAGIRSTARRTTGGWLLSGQKTWSSRAAYADWAFGLFRSDPAAERHKGLTYVMFPLAADGVTVRPIPQLDGEPGFAEIFLDEVFVPDRDVIGEPGEGWRVAMSTSSNERGLSLRSPGRFSATARRLRDLWLERGDETSTTQRDAVVDAWVGSEAYRLHTLGTVTRLNEGGKLGAESSITKVFWSELDIAMHESAFEVLGAAAERSGPWTDGYLFALSGPIYAGTNEIQRNIIAERLLGLPRGSSR; encoded by the coding sequence GTGGATCTCGATTTAGACCAGGCGACACTGGATTTCCAGCAAGAGGTCCGGGATTTCCTCGCCGCCCACAAACCGGCCCGCCCGCTGCCGTCGATGGATACCAAGGCAGGCTTCGCCGCGCACCGGGAATGGGAGCGGACCCTCGCCGACGCTCGGCTTTCCGTGGTGTCCTGGCCCGCCGAATACGGCGGCCGCGACGCGTCGCTGCTGGAGTGGGTCCTGTTCGAGCAGGAGTACTACGCGGCCGGTGCACCTGGACGCGTCAGCCAGAACGGCATATTCCTTTTGGCACCAACACTTTTCGAGCACGGCACGGACGAACAGCTGTCCCGGATCATGCCGCGGATGGCGCGCGGCGACGATATCTGGGCGCAGGCCTGGTCCGAACCCGAGGCGGGCAGCGATCTCGCCGGCATCCGCTCGACCGCGCGGCGCACCACCGGCGGCTGGCTGCTGAGCGGACAGAAGACATGGAGTTCCCGTGCGGCATACGCGGATTGGGCCTTCGGCCTCTTCCGCAGCGATCCGGCGGCCGAGCGGCACAAGGGGCTCACCTATGTGATGTTCCCGCTCGCCGCGGACGGCGTGACGGTGCGGCCGATTCCGCAGCTCGACGGCGAACCCGGTTTCGCGGAGATCTTCCTCGACGAGGTTTTCGTACCGGACCGCGATGTGATCGGCGAGCCGGGCGAGGGCTGGCGGGTGGCGATGAGCACCTCCAGCAACGAGCGCGGCCTATCACTGCGCAGCCCAGGACGATTCAGCGCCACCGCGCGGCGGCTGCGCGACCTCTGGCTGGAGCGCGGCGACGAGACGAGCACCACGCAGCGCGACGCGGTGGTCGACGCCTGGGTCGGCAGCGAGGCCTACCGGCTGCACACCCTCGGCACGGTCACCCGGCTGAACGAGGGCGGCAAGCTCGGGGCCGAATCCTCGATCACCAAGGTCTTCTGGTCCGAGCTGGATATCGCCATGCACGAGAGCGCATTCGAGGTGCTCGGCGCGGCGGCGGAGCGATCCGGGCCGTGGACCGACGGCTATCTCTTCGCGCTCTCCGGACCGATCTACGCCGGTACCAACGAGATTCAGCGCAATATCATCGCCGAGCGGCTGCTCGGCTTACCGCGAGGGAGCAGCCGATGA